Proteins from one Daphnia pulicaria isolate SC F1-1A chromosome 3, SC_F0-13Bv2, whole genome shotgun sequence genomic window:
- the LOC124329452 gene encoding spaetzle-processing enzyme-like has translation MFYSYSINMSKSQVLCLLILASAYLINANDFTNRSDAALSSNEEEGVDEIIGGATVTRGQHQYMAYLRLFYRYSPGGFFECGGTVISNRYILTAAHCVQDDKTGEIAYKVEVRLKASNLTPDFMQMAW, from the exons ATGTTCTACTCCTATTCTATCAACATGTCGAAAAGCCAG GTGCTCTGCCTGTTGATTTTGGCTTCGGCTTATCTCATCAACGCTAATGACTTCACCAACCGCTCTGACGCAG cccTTTCGTCGAATGAGGAAGAAGGGGTCGACGAAATTATCGGCGGTGCAACAGTTACCAGGGGGCAACATCAATACATG GCTTATTTGAGGCTTTTCTACCGTTACTCGCCAGGGGGTTTTTTCGAATGTGGAGGTACAGTGATAAGCAACCGATACATTCTAACGGCAGCTCACTGCGTTCAGGATGATAAGACCGG TGAAATAGCTTACAAAGTGGAAGTCCGTCTGAAA GCATCAAACCTCACCCCCGATTTTATGCAAATGGCGTGGTAA
- the LOC124329451 gene encoding acrosin-like: protein MKYLIVCMFVLLAVANTLAQYPSYPGFNPMLPFNPPVSRQWPINTQMWHAQDELGRASFGYAYPGQSAVNYVDAAGNMVGSWSYINPNGKLVATSYVADHRGFRVQSNDLPIAPVDNSVPPVVAPVVPVAPGVTPPRIKDVSKEVKPVVAVRKSVLTDVTVADNYQCLRPTDRRKRQTDQFPGGVFRMVASQIVPENKYPFMVALVTLSKNKKRSQHACGASLISSTKLLTAAHCITDDLTTTFDGRSYQANFGQHFRNATTTDAQVTRDVVAYVIHENYEPRSKANDIAILTLDSPVKFTETISPICLPSKCMDDNFVGRSVRAMGWGYTKEDSGTESDFLRSASFDVISNAKCSKTYGAIKDHEFCAYKEGKDTCQGDSGGPLITDHGNDDLNCRFVQVGVVSAGFGCARKGTPGVYMKVTSFVPWIKKYLYLQD from the exons ATGAAGTATCTG ATTGTTTGCATGTTTGTGCTGTTGGCTGTGGCCAACACTCTGGCTCAGTACCCTAGCTACCCCGGATTTAATCCCATGCTACCCTTCAATCCTCCCGTTTCCCGCCAATGGCCAATCAACACGCAAATGTGGCACGCCCAGGACGAGTTGGGTAGGGCCAGTTTCGGTTACGCCTACCCTGGCCAGTCTGCCGTCAATTATGTTGACGCTGCAGGTAATATGGTTGGCTCTTGGAGTTACATCAACCCAAATGGCAAATTAGTTGCCACTTCATACGTCGCTGATCACCGAGGCTTCCGCGTTCAATCCAACGACTTGCCAATCGCACCCGTGGACAATTCTGTCCCACCAGTGGTGGCGCCAGTTGTTCCAGTTGCTCCTGGAGTGACACCGCCTAGGATTAAGGACGTTTCCAAGGAGGTTAAACCCGTTGTCGCCGTTAGGAAATCCGTTCTTACCGACGTGACGGTTGCCGACAACTATCAATGTCTTAGGCCTACCGACCGCCGGAAGCGTCAAACCGACCAGTTCCCAGGTGGTGTCTTTCGGATGGTAGCAAGCCAGATAGTACCTGAGAATAAATACCCTTTCATG GTGGCGCTGGTTACATTAAGCAAGAATAAGAAACGGTCTCAGCACGCTTGCGGAGCATCTTTGATTTCATCGACCAAACTCCTCACCGCGGCTCACTGCATAACAGACGATTTGACGACTAC ATTTGACGGTCGTAGTTACCAAGCCAATTTTGGCCAACACTTCCGCAACGCCACGACAACCGATGCCCAAGTGACGAGAGACGTCGTTGCTTATGTCATTCATGAGAACTACGAACCTCGGTCGAAG GCGAACGACATAGCTATTCTGACGCTGGATTCACCGGTGAAATTCACCGAGACCATCTCGCCCATTTGCTTGCCATCAAAGTGCATGGACGACAACTTTGTCGGCAGGAGTGTGAGGGCCATGGGCTGGGGCTACACCAAGGAAGATTCTGGCACCGAATCCGACTTCCTTCGAAGCGCTTCGTTCGACGTAATTTCAAACGCAAAATGCAGTAAAACTTACGGTGCTATTAAGGATCATGAGTTCTGCGCCTACAAGGAGGGGAAAGACACGTGTCAA GGAGACAGCGGCGGCCCATTGATCACCGATCACGGAAATGACGATCTCAATTGCCGATTCGTTCAGGTTGGCGTCGTCAGCGCTGGATTTG GATGTGCAAGGAAAGGAACACCCGGCGTATACATGAAAGTGACGTCATTCGTTCCTTGGATCAAAAAGTACCTTTACTTACAAGACTAA